TCCTTAGAAAGCCTGAAGACAAGGCGTTACTACATGTAACTTGTCTGAAAAGGATATATCTCTCTCGTCATAATGTACTGGATTTTTATCAAAAAAACGTAATATACGCGTCGTTTAGTTCTGTACTGAAATGCTGCTACTTAATCTCAGTTGTCAGGTCACCTTCTATCAGCTTATGGATACGGTGCGCCAGAGTTTGAATCAGGAGTCTATACTTCCCAAAGTGATGTTTACAGCTTTGGCGTGGTTATGTTGGAACTTTTGACAGGTCGAATGTCATATGACAGGTAAATATCAGTAACTGAGAATCTCAATTCATAACCTTACCTTTTTCAGAAAATCGTTCATTCTATGTTTGTCTGAAATTACCCCCAGGACTCGAATTCGAGGGGAACAGATCTTGGTAAGATGGGCAGTTCCTCAGTTACATGATATTGATGCTTTACAACGGATGGTTGATCCGTCTCTTAACGGTGAATATCCAACTAAATCATTATCACATTTTGCCGACATTATTTCACGATGTGTACAGGTGAGTAACCAATCTCTGCACCCTTGTTGCATTTTGTTCAGTAGGAATCAGAATGGTTATATCTTGTTGTGACCCAACTTAGCCCTAATGAAACTTTTAATGCTCTTGACGTCGAACAATAATAATATTGGTTGGAAGACGTCTCTCTAACCGTTATGTTTTAGCTGGTAACATCATTTTTATCTGCGATATTCATACCCCGGGAAAAAGTCACTGACCGAGAATGACTAAATTCTGCAGACTGAGCCAGGATTCCGGCCACTGATGTCCGAAGTAGTACAAGACCTCCAACACTTGTTACTAAGAGGTTCCCCGTAATTCTCTTCCGCTACTCCTGTAGCTCCCTCAAGCAACTGTCATCTTGATGGTCCAATTATTCGTCGAAGTCCTGCAAGCTGTTGAATACTGAACATGCTATGTACAGCAAAATGCAATGACATCATTGTTTGGCAAATGACAGAATTAATTCTGTGATTATTCCAATTTGATAATGTGCAGTTAATTAGTACTAGTGTTTTGGGTGTACAATTAAATTTGCCTATAATTTAATGTTTCTATGTAATTTGTAATCAATTTTTTTGTATGTTAAGTTTTATTTTTGTCTGTTCGTTTTTTGGAGGCATTGGTTATCAGATTATGTAGTTCTTGAACAGAACATGGTTATAAGTAGTTACTAGTTTGTAATAAGACAGTAACATGAAGCGAAATTGTTTAAATGCATCGCAAATCCGCCTTTTTTCCTCTTATGATCAAGAAAGAAGAAATCAGTTACAATGTCGAGTATAAAGATTAATAATGTCTAGTATAAGAGATGGTTGAATCATTGGAGGTCGGAAATTGTATTTATTTGGAAGATGAACTTTGGACATCGATATCTTTCAAAAAAGAAGGAACGACTTGAACAGGTTGAAAAATAAAGCCAGCACTCTTGCATGCATCCTCGAGAAGTTTTACTTGTTCCGGTCCATCAGGGCAGTACGCAACCACAGCTCCACCACTGCCGGTAAATTTGGATGCAGCGCCTACATCCCGAGCTATCTGTACCATCTTTATGTTCAAATCACCAAGAGCTTCGTCTCCAAACATtttcctgcaaaaaaaaaaaatttaaagctAAAATTAAATCATTAAGACTTGCTATATAACAGATTAACATTCCTAGACGGAATTTAGACAATTTACTTAACATCAGGTAAACCaacgattaaaaaaaaaaaaacaaagaaaattcACGCTTTACCTTCGCAAGTCGAAGTTGTGGTTCATCAATGATGCCAGTTTTGTGTAGTCCTTGTCGAGTAAGGCCTGTCGTCCCTCAATGGCTACATTAGCAACTTCATTCATTGTAGATCTTATAAACTCATCACCGTCAAGCCATCTTTTCTTAACAGTACTATGCACCTGTAAAATGTAGTGTCGAACTGTCAACACAAGTTTAAATCATTAATGTACAGAAGTATCCTACAAGCTATACAGTAATATATATACTACTGCATAATCACAAGTAGAACAGCGAAAAAATGACCCGATCCAAGCCCGAGAACTACATCTGAATTCTGAAGTTGACAAAAACCCATATGATCTGGTCGGAAATGAGCTGACAGAAAAGGACCAGTCCGAAATGGCCTTATATGACCCGCAACGGCTGAATTAAACAAAAACCTCTACAGCTATGACCTGCAATAAGCCGTAACGACCCAATGGTCCTGACCCGGAAATAACCCCTCCGAAATTTACCCAACAGAAGTGAGGTACACCCAAAATGACCCGCTAATATCATTATATCACACCTGGAAATAACCCCACCTAAATTTACCCAACCAAAGTGAGGTACACCCAAAATGACCGGATAATCGCACCTGAAAATGATCAGGGCTAAGTGACCTAATCCGAAAGACCCATTTGCTAGATCTAATCACAAGTCAATTTGCAGGAAAAATAAATGTCGTCATTTTATACATCCATTACCCTATTCATCAATTATGGGAAATAGAAGACAGCCAAATGGAAAAAAAAGAAGTGAAGAATacgacatgaatttaacccaccAATGATCTCCTCATTCTAAGCATCTCCCATGCTAATAATTCTAGCACTAACTACAAACATATTTTGCACAATAATCCAAGCAATAGAATGCTCAACCTCGCAAAAAAATCTTACTGTTCCTCTCAACCCACAACCTGAGACTTAGACAGTTGCAACTAAACTATAACTGACCCAGCTTTTCTGCTATCGTGTCTGTACTCTATGATCTTCTTTCTGTCGAAAGACTTTTTTCTTCTGCTACCTCCATGCCTTAGTAAAACAGACTGCTACACTTCAGTAGCAAAAGAGCATTGGACGGACTAGAAAGTGATTGTGATTCTAACTGCAGCAACCTCCCTAGAATTTGGAATAAAACAGTGCCTATGAAGGTTGGTGCGACTCCAAACAacccaactccactgtttaatacTGAATTGCAGCCTGAATAATGATGGGAAACAAAAAGGTGGAAATGTGATACCGTAGTCCTTAACAGTAGCAACGTATTAGCCGCTTTACGTGCTGGTACTTTTCACTAAGATAATCTCTCTAATTCTCATTCATGTCAGTCTGTTCTCCAGCATATACAAGAGCAATTTGGGAGCAGTGCTTTATTCCATACAAACTGTTTCTGATATCTTTCAAAACCTTTGACCATATCAATATGGAATTACATTACATAGGTCATGATGTCACTACAGATATATACTTTTCAAAAAATGCTAGGAATCAAATAAGGATCAGAAACCAAGCGGGGGTGAAGAAAAATGGGAACTGGGAAATGCGAGAATTTGAGGAACAGGAACAGCTTACCTTTCCAGAGTCACTTGGATTTTCAGCATAAATGAGATAGAGTGGAGGAAGCAGACTAATATCCATTGGCGTATAAATGCCATGACCCAGTTTGTCCATGTGAATTTTGCTAAAATCCTATACAAAAGTAGCTAAAATTAGGGAAGCGCAGATACATCACATAGTCCCTTAGGCTATGAGCAAAGTTTATCTATCTCATACCATGAAAACAAGTCCTCCGTAAACTTGCGCAACTCGGTCCTGGAGACCGGCAACAATTCCAAGCTCTTTCTCAGCTTCTAATATAAGATTGGGTCTTTCCTCAACCTTAACTAGGTGTCTAACTTTGTAGAAATCGAGCATACAGTTTAGAGCTGCACATACGATTGCACTTGAACCTGAAAGTCCTGTCTGAACAGTCAAAAATAATATTCAGCTGCAGTATGGTATAAACAAAATCCATATGCAACTTGAACATAGATACGCAACTTCATCAAAAGTATCTATCAGTCCCTCAGTTCCAAGAATAATGATCAGATTTCCGAAACCAAAAATACTGGTCACTATTTTGAGTTTATTAAGGTATTATAATGGCATCTCTATACTACTATTTTCTTTTTCGACAAAAGAAGTCACATGAAAACAAATCATGTATCTTAAATGGAAGGGTCAGTTTAGATACACTGAATGCATAAATTCCTAATCTCCGGTGAAACCTTACAAGCGAGCAATGTTCATCATTAATTTGGGACAAAGGGAGGATGTGATCAATACTATGTTTCAAGAGCTTATTGTTGTCTTGGGGTGGAATCAGCTCGTACATGCACAATGTACAATTTAATGCCAGCTAatttgatacaaggtaatgaaTAGAAGGCACGAGATGCAACGTATGACGTATTTTCACAAGAATTCCTTGCAAAGATTTGGTAACAATTAACGCGCTGAAATTCACCTGGCGAGGAATATTAGTGTCATAGGAAAGGGTAAAATTTCCTCCATGAAGAGCAATGTTATTCTTTTTGCAATATTTAAGGAAGACTTTACAAATGGCCATCAGCAAGCGCACACCTCCATAATAACCCTCATTGTCAAGCCGGGTCACCTACAAACAAAATTACTAAATATTAATACAACTTTGCAAATTAGCAAGCGTACCACAAATGGCAAAGAGAGCCTTTGAGATGTTACATATGTTGGAAATTCTATAACGAGAGCCTTTGGGATGCTGGGGTAATTTTATTATTCGTGGGGTATATTATGTTGGGATATTACGGTTATCTGAAACATGCGTATACTCAAAACCGATAGTGGCAATAGCACATAGTAATACTCCTCTCACCCGAAAACAAAAGGAACTATGGAAGGGTCACCTTCGAAATTTAGAATGAACCCTTATTGAAATAATCTATTTTTTGGGAACAAAAAGTAACCCTTGCCGAGTTGCCATGGTACGTTATTTTACAGAAATGATGATTTGCATTTGATAAGCTAAGGAAAGATATTGTGATACGTAAAATGAGTTTCATTTATTATGGCAGATCAAGCGGCCTAGACGACATTGGAGTACTTGGTCTAGGATTTGGTCCTAGATCTTTCGTAAGCCAATTAAACACACAAGTACTAAATTACATGACACTTTCTCATATTGTTTTCCTCATTATGACAAAACAGCTTTAGGGTCTCGAAGCTACTTAAAACTAGGATTAGATGGTGGTTCATATGATGGTTTCAGCTTCACAGCATTGCGTCGTTATGGAGATTTGCAACATTATTACTTGAATTTGGAAGGGCTTAGTGCTAATAAACAAAGACTTACAATTAATCCTAGGGTTTTTGTTCGAGATAACGATCAAGGGGGGACAGTCATTGATTCTGGTTCATCTTTCACCCATCTGGTTTCAGAGGCACAGAAGGAACTCAAAAAGGTGCTAGAAGCATATTTCAAATCCCATGGAAATAACTACGTCAAAGTTAAACCCAAAAGAGGAGAATTTAAACTTGATTTTAATGTTACAAGAGATTGAGGCATGAAGTAATAGAACTTCCATCAATTACCCTACACTTTATGGGTCGCGttgacttagtactcaagtctgAGAATGTATTCAGTTCGTTAGACAATCCAACAAATGGGTTTTGCTTGGCAATGAGGCCTAGTGACGATAAAGGGACAGTGTTAGGAGCATATCAGCAGAGTAATTTTAGGTTTATATATGATAGAAGCAGGATGATCTTCTTCTTTAAGCAAGAGTATTGTCATCAGGGTGCTTAATTATCTCAATGTATGAAAATAAAAGACGCCAATATTCCATTGGACGTACAAGTTATCTGATCCGGTAAAGTTATTGACGCGGAATCAAGAAAAGATTTTATATCATTCATTTGACTTTGTTGTATGTGTCAAATATCTATCAATAACTAAAGCTACTATGATCCATAGTACATGTACCGAAAAAGTCTTTGTCTAACAAGAAATATAATTAATGAATCAAGGACCATAGAGCATGTATCACCATACTAACATCATTATCATTTTACAGATTATAACACAAAACCACATCAACACAAGAACTCCCAACCAAATGCATTCTTTAATTCCTTCATGTCACCATCACTTCCTTAAAAATATGTCTCACATACACATTTTGCATCACTAATATTACATTGCGAGACATAGGCAAAACCAAGAATTTTACTTAGGCGCGTAAGGCAATAGCGCAAACTAGAAAAAAGATCGGAAATTTCAACTAGGGGAGGTGAACTAACAATGCACTAACGCAAACTTGAAAAAAGATCCGAAATTTTAACTAGGGGGTGTGAACTAGTAATGGAATACGAGCATGATCAGATAATCTAACTAGGGGCGAACTAGTAATGCAATAACGCAAACTAGAAAAAGATCAGAAACAATAACCCAAACTTGAAAAAATATCGTAAATTTtaaacaaagcgtcttgcttgtgacgggtacatttcgtcacaagctgaagacgaggtaaaatgtgacccatttaagacgaaaatgtaaccattttaccTAAAAAGTTACCAGAACAATTTCCTAAGCTATAATAATTTGTCATTAAAATTGTCACATTTAACCAGTATTCAGCTTGTGACGAAAAATGTCCGTCTACAGTGAGAATTGGTGAATTTTACATGAGTCCGAACTAGTAATGCAATAATGCCAACTAGAAAAAGATTgtaaattttaactaaaaaattAAACTTTTTTATTGTCTAGTGACGAGCGCCCCAGCTAGCCCCCAACTTGCTACAGGCGATATATAAAATCATAAAAGGGGTCGGATATACGCAGCCTTAATCACacctcaacaaaaaaaaaaatataggaaATGTAAAAACACAATGCAAAAATAAAATTAGACAAAATGATGAATTTTGAAAAGAAACATACCAGATGATCAAGGGAATTAAATTCGACAAGATCATTAAAAGGATGAGGTTTGATGACAAGATGAAGTGAAGGCTCCAATTTAACAGATGCCCAGAAATTAGAAATACTAATGGCAATTGTATTACCATAATATACATCACTTGGATTACCCAGAAATCCAATTCTAGCGTATGCTTTGTGATCTATTACTTCCGCCATTGATGGGTTTTTGTTGTTATCAAcaatggtggtggtgatgatgacggtCAGGTGAAATCTGGAAAGGGAAATTTTGAGGATTGTTTTTTTTAATCACTTGAGTGAGTTTGATAGTATTTGTTCTGTAGTTCATGTAACTTAATAACCCGgtccgacccgacccgacccgacaacCGAATTGAAAACCCGATCTTAATCGTAATCTGAATTGACCGAATAAATATGATCCAACCGAACCGTAATCCCTAAATGACTTGATCCCCGAACTAACCCGACCAAAAGCTAACGCGGTTCTTTCAAAGGATAAAAGTAATTTGTCAACGATTTTTGGAACCAGTCAGgggtaaattttatctcataaatcaaacgaaggatcccctcaaaagctacatgaagatagcgataataggaCGTACCGAATTAATGGGATCTttgttttgagatccctagtttataagaaaattatttttctttggtttccattagatttgttttcgattataaTTATTCCTTCTAAGTGTCGTATGACGTTCTATTAATGAATGGTTCTTTTCTCTCAAAAAAGCTATCACGGTTGACTTATTTTCAGTTCTACTCGTAAGCATCAAAATAGTATTCGATTAAACTATTTGGCGAATTGAGATCCAGAAAAAACATGTTATTCTCGTGTGGCGTGTTTTAGAAAGGAGATATGGTAAGAACTAAGAAGTTAAAACACACAATAAACTAAGCACATCATGGGAGATGACGTGTTCCTTCCTGAAATAAGTCGTGTCTGATGGCAGGTTCTTTTGAAATCTGAATTCATTTCGTTAATTAAGTCATTTcccatttttttctttttaaaagaaaaaatcatttattttcgATGTAGAGCTATGTCATGACTAAAGTAATTAAATTATAGCCAATCAAACTCAAGATAATCGAGTACAAGTTACCAGATTTAAACGTATATGTTAGAATATAATTTTTGATTTTCTATATCATTGTATTTAGAATACAATGATACACAAAATCAAAGATTATATACATTGTATTCTAACGAAGTATAAAGAGAAATACGAAACAGATAAAATATAAAGTAAAATAACGATGCTTATCTTAAATATTAGACTTAAATATCTTCGACTGGAAGTTTACAAGCATCATGTAGGAAGGCCGATCCATCATGGGCGACATTTCTTCAAAGGATGGCCGAGCCACCCTCATTAATATGATCCTAAACTTGGACTTAGTCCACTCTTATCTACTACTACTAGTCTCTATTACCCATGTGTGTTAAGTGAGCTTCATTCCACTTCATTGGTCCAATTCATATCTTTTTACATGTACCGCCGGCCCGCCCATGTCCGACTCACATTTGTTCACACGATTAACAACCTGAGGTAGTGGTGGGGCTAGGGGGTTAGTGTCTTAGTGAAGACGGTCATCCTTTTGAAATAATTGAAATTTTTCGACTTTTAATTAGTtcagattttttatttttttagttaCCTTATCTCATTGATACTTAAGGCTTAACTAAAAACTTTGAAACTTCTGGTCGTCAGCGGAGCGAGCCCCCTAGCTCCGCCACTCGTTGACAACTTGTTTACTAGTGCACTTTTATTTAGTTATCTTATTTTAATACATTTAGGTCGATTTTTAACAAGGCGGTTTTATTTGAAGGTTTCGTGTTAACCCGAaacattatgaaaaaaaaaaacacattttGTTGGCGTAGTAAAAGTGTAAAacacaaaataaaagacaaattgCAAAAAAATATGCAAGTGGTGAAATAAACGAAAGCCCCATGATAGCAAGTTCTAACTATCAACCAACAACATTTCACAATTGCATTAACTTACACACCTCTTTGACCTCCAATCCAACTGTTTCCAGACCAACTTGCTATGTCCAATATTTTACCAACCTTGATTGTTATAAATGAACTGACATGCAATTGCATGGTAACCAAGTCAAAACTTCAAATCTATGAATATACCGTAGTTGTTTAAGGGTCATCTCGTCCATTGAATCAGCTTTGTCTCTCATGTAAAAAGTGAGTATAGTCGTATAGATAAGCATTTTTCAAAATTTACAAATGTTCGGTTCACAAACTCATTCCAAACCTGCTAAACCACTTATTCACGAGTCAGAAAAATTGTAACTCTAATCCGCATTTGATCACCTTCGATTATAAGTTATAACCTATGAAAGATTTGAAAGTAATTCGAAATTCTTAAAATTGGCTAAATAACAATATACTCCGTAGTAGAATAATATGCAAAAAGACACCGACTTCATTCATATTTTATTTCCATATTTTCAGTGTTAACGGGCAAGCGTCTCTCCTAAGTCCTAACCCCTCTTTCTGCTACTAGCTATTGCTATAACAAAAATACTTATATAACGCAGCTCTACACAAATTTATTATAAAACAGATTGATTTTATAACTACTTTTACCCCCTACTATGGTTATCCCTTAATTCGTAAATCCATTTTACACTATCTTTATGTAAAACAGCTTTACACAAGACTAACTGTTACTGCAATCGTCTATATATAACCTTCCTCTCTATACCCCCACAAAGTCGCAAAAAACATCCTATACAACCTCAATCAATATTCACACATACTTTTCCTTTCACTTGTTCATACAACTAAGAAAGTGTCAAAATATAGTTAATGCACTCTCACATCAAATGTGAGTAACCAAGTAGTTGCAAAGCACCAAAAACACCTCCAAAAAACCTCTATATAACAAACTTTTTCATATCTTAAAACTAAACTAACAAAActctacaacaacaacaaaaaaaagttAAACAACCAAAATGGTGTGCTTTTGTTTCCTAGTTGATCAACAAAGACAAGTAAGGAAGAGTAAGCCGGCAGCCGGGTTATGTTCCCGGTGTGGCGGTGGCGCTAGTGTCGCCGATATGAAGACGGCCACAAGGTTTTGCCATGTACCATTGTATTGGAAGTCTTGGCGTGCCATTATGTGCCCCTTTTGTGGAGCTATTCTTAAATCATATGCTTA
The Silene latifolia isolate original U9 population chromosome 11, ASM4854445v1, whole genome shotgun sequence genome window above contains:
- the LOC141610636 gene encoding glucuronokinase 1-like encodes the protein MAEVIDHKAYARIGFLGNPSDVYYGNTIAISISNFWASVKLEPSLHLVIKPHPFNDLVEFNSLDHLVTRLDNEGYYGGVRLLMAICKVFLKYCKKNNIALHGGNFTLSYDTNIPRQTGLSGSSAIVCAALNCMLDFYKVRHLVKVEERPNLILEAEKELGIVAGLQDRVAQVYGGLVFMDFSKIHMDKLGHGIYTPMDISLLPPLYLIYAENPSDSGKVHSTVKKRWLDGDEFIRSTMNEVANVAIEGRQALLDKDYTKLASLMNHNFDLRRKMFGDEALGDLNIKMVQIARDVGAASKFTGSGGAVVAYCPDGPEQVKLLEDACKSAGFIFQPVQVVPSFLKDIDVQSSSSK
- the LOC141612635 gene encoding uncharacterized protein LOC141612635, encoding MVCFCFLVDQQRQVRKSKPAAGLCSRCGGGASVADMKTATRFCHVPLYWKSWRAIMCPFCGAILKSYA